The following is a genomic window from Blastocatellia bacterium.
GAGCGGCTGAGCTTTTGCAGCGGCGCAAAGGGATCACGGCTGGCGTCCGCGTGCATATCAACAAGCGAATTCCTATGGGCGCGGGGCTGGGCGGCGGCAGTAGCAATGCGGCGATCACGTTGCTGGCTCTGCAGCGCCTATGGCAGGTACGCCTTGGCGCCGGCGAGTTGATTGAATTGGCAGCGACGCTTGGGTCGGATGTACCCTGTTTCTTGTATGGCGGCACAGTCCTTGGCGTGGGGCGCGGGGCCGAGGTTTACCCCTTGCCCGATTACATCTGCCCGTACATGCTGGTGGTTGTCCCGACGGTTCATGTGGC
Proteins encoded in this region:
- the ispE gene encoding 4-(cytidine 5'-diphospho)-2-C-methyl-D-erythritol kinase: MNLRCRSYAKINWVLEVLGLRPDGYHELRTVLQTIDLHDELWFERTSSGIQISASEPTLPLDGTNLVYRAAELLQRRKGITAGVRVHINKRIPMGAGLGGGSSNAAITLLALQRLWQVRLGAGELIELAATLGSDVPCFLYGGTVLGVGRGAEVYPLPDYICPYMLVVVPTVHVA